In Providencia zhijiangensis, a single window of DNA contains:
- the trmB gene encoding tRNA (guanosine(46)-N7)-methyltransferase TrmB, whose protein sequence is MINNVISPEYNEEGRVMRRVRSFVRRQGRLTKRQEEALESEWAEMGIDFVNEPFDFAKLFNNSNPVTLEIGFGMGTSLVTMAAQNPDQNFLGIEVHAPGVGACLASAKEENITNLRVMCHDAIEVLDFMIPNGSLAMVQLFFPDPWHKAKHNKRRIVQVPFAEKIRSKLIDGGVFHMATDWEPYAEHMLEVMTSVAGYENVSTSGDYVPRPESRPETKFEKRGQRLGHGVWDLMFKRV, encoded by the coding sequence ATGATCAATAACGTTATCTCCCCCGAATATAATGAAGAAGGGCGGGTTATGCGCCGTGTCCGTAGTTTTGTCCGCCGTCAAGGGCGTCTGACAAAACGTCAGGAAGAGGCATTAGAAAGCGAATGGGCAGAAATGGGGATCGATTTTGTTAACGAACCCTTTGATTTCGCAAAACTATTTAATAATTCAAATCCAGTGACTCTGGAAATTGGATTTGGAATGGGCACCTCATTAGTGACGATGGCAGCACAAAACCCAGATCAAAACTTTCTGGGTATTGAAGTGCATGCACCGGGCGTTGGGGCTTGTTTGGCATCAGCAAAAGAAGAGAACATCACCAACCTACGCGTGATGTGCCACGATGCCATTGAAGTTTTAGACTTCATGATCCCGAACGGCAGCTTAGCAATGGTTCAGTTATTCTTCCCTGATCCTTGGCATAAAGCGAAACACAATAAACGTCGTATTGTGCAGGTGCCTTTTGCTGAAAAAATTCGCAGTAAATTAATTGATGGTGGTGTTTTCCACATGGCGACAGACTGGGAACCTTATGCAGAACATATGCTTGAGGTAATGACCAGCGTGGCTGGGTATGAAAACGTATCCACGTCAGGGGACTACGTTCCTCGTCCAGAATCAAGACCAGAAACAAAATTTGAAAAGCGCGGCCAGCGGTTAGGGCACGGTGTATGGGATTTAATGTTTAAGAGGGTTTAA
- a CDS encoding YggL family protein: MAKQQRSRRLRKKMRLDEFQELGFIVKWNFKEGTPIEEVDSVVDQLIAEAIEPNGLAFEASGYMNWEGIVCLQKIGKCTEEHRQIVENWLKSKGMNDVVVSELFDVWWE, encoded by the coding sequence ATGGCTAAACAACAGCGTAGTCGCCGTTTACGTAAAAAAATGCGTTTGGACGAGTTCCAAGAATTAGGTTTCATTGTTAAGTGGAACTTTAAAGAAGGCACGCCAATCGAAGAAGTGGACAGCGTCGTTGACCAACTGATTGCTGAAGCTATCGAACCAAACGGTCTGGCATTTGAAGCTAGCGGCTACATGAACTGGGAAGGGATTGTTTGCCTGCAGAAAATTGGTAAATGTACCGAAGAACACCGTCAAATCGTTGAAAACTGGCTAAAATCAAAAGGGATGAACGACGTTGTTGTTTCTGAACTGTTTGATGTTTGGTGGGAATAA
- the glsB gene encoding glutaminase B, which produces MPLFSRVIHSGAKHLSTQFSDQLLHDILEQVRPLIGQGKVADYIPALGGIPSHHLGIAVHTAEGDIFTAGDARKRFSVQSISKVLSLTLAMTRYEEQEIWSRVGKEPSGLPFNSLIQIEMEKGIPRNPFINAGAIVIADMLQSRLSAPKQRMLEFVRKLACEPDISYDINVARSEMEHASRNAAIAYLMKSFGNFDNDVLTVLETYFHYCSLSMNCVELARCFTYLMNQGESPCSIDPIITPLQSRQINALMMTCGMYDGSGEFAFRIGMPGKSGVGGGIVCVVPNQFTVAVWSPELDSAGNSLVGCAALELLSKRIGRSVF; this is translated from the coding sequence ATGCCTTTATTTTCTAGAGTAATCCATTCTGGAGCAAAACACTTGAGCACCCAGTTTTCTGACCAATTACTGCATGATATTTTGGAGCAAGTCCGCCCCCTGATAGGTCAAGGGAAGGTGGCTGACTACATACCGGCGCTTGGCGGTATTCCTTCACATCATTTGGGGATAGCGGTTCATACTGCAGAGGGCGATATTTTCACTGCTGGAGATGCGAGAAAACGTTTCTCAGTTCAATCCATTTCTAAGGTTCTCAGCTTAACCTTGGCAATGACGCGCTACGAAGAGCAAGAAATTTGGAGCCGTGTTGGTAAAGAGCCTTCAGGGCTGCCGTTCAACTCATTGATTCAGATAGAGATGGAAAAGGGCATTCCCCGTAACCCTTTTATCAATGCCGGCGCGATTGTGATTGCCGACATGCTGCAATCTCGTTTAAGCGCACCAAAACAGCGGATGCTGGAGTTTGTCCGAAAACTCGCTTGCGAACCTGACATTAGCTATGACATTAATGTCGCTCGTTCAGAAATGGAGCATGCGAGCCGCAATGCAGCTATCGCGTATTTAATGAAATCTTTTGGCAATTTTGATAATGATGTTTTAACGGTTTTAGAAACTTATTTTCATTATTGTTCTCTAAGTATGAATTGTGTCGAACTGGCTAGGTGTTTTACCTATTTAATGAATCAAGGTGAGTCGCCTTGTTCGATAGACCCAATTATCACGCCGCTACAATCTCGACAAATCAATGCGTTGATGATGACTTGTGGTATGTACGATGGTTCTGGTGAATTTGCATTTCGTATTGGAATGCCCGGTAAATCAGGTGTCGGTGGCGGTATTGTGTGTGTGGTTCCTAACCAATTTACGGTAGCCGTGTGGTCACCGGAATTAGATTCAGCAGGAAACTCTTTGGTCGGCTGCGCTGCCTTAGAGCTTTTATCGAAACGAATTGGACGTTCTGTTTTCTAA
- a CDS encoding DUF2884 domain-containing protein has product MLRRTLIAFSLLACATSQAADYNCSVTPKDDIFMTPDNVQVVGRSGDLKITPNGDVTLNGQKVALTSEQQQQALRYQSAIRQDLPWIKKESEEKLAASRKSLDKVVVKVIGSDSNIRNRLTKLEKDLNGQINQIIETRSNGYAFHHEGIKKVETSGRELVNESLGGILQDSINEMGRKQLLAGGDTNKMLQGMLGSLGGLQQEIDSEWKNQENSFQQFGQQVCSKVTSLEQQRISLLNSINGK; this is encoded by the coding sequence ATGTTACGCCGTACTTTAATTGCGTTTTCATTACTGGCCTGCGCCACTAGCCAAGCGGCGGATTACAACTGCTCGGTAACCCCGAAAGACGACATTTTTATGACGCCTGATAATGTCCAAGTCGTCGGTCGCAGTGGTGATTTAAAAATCACCCCAAATGGTGATGTCACGCTGAATGGTCAAAAAGTTGCACTGACCTCTGAGCAACAGCAGCAAGCACTACGTTATCAATCGGCTATCCGTCAGGATTTACCGTGGATCAAAAAAGAATCCGAAGAGAAATTAGCGGCATCGCGTAAATCCCTCGATAAAGTAGTGGTTAAGGTAATTGGCAGCGATAGCAATATTCGCAACCGCTTGACTAAGCTTGAAAAAGATTTAAACGGTCAAATTAACCAAATTATTGAAACTCGTTCAAATGGCTACGCTTTCCACCATGAAGGTATCAAGAAAGTAGAAACTTCAGGGCGTGAATTAGTCAATGAAAGCTTAGGTGGCATTTTACAAGACAGTATCAATGAAATGGGACGCAAACAGTTACTTGCTGGCGGTGATACCAACAAAATGCTGCAAGGTATGCTAGGTAGCCTCGGTGGGTTACAGCAAGAAATTGATAGTGAATGGAAAAACCAAGAAAACAGCTTCCAGCAGTTTGGTCAGCAAGTCTGTTCTAAAGTCACTTCATTAGAGCAACAACGCATTAGCTTACTGAATTCAATTAACGGTAAATAA
- a CDS encoding siderophore ABC transporter substrate-binding protein: protein MKKFIPAVLVSILSFSAPYALSAESASFTPNAITAQGAEKVTVKHLSGETEVVKKPQKVVLFDFGIYDSMQKLGLGDKVVALPMGNAPAYVKAGIPATVKNAGGMKEPNLAEIAALKPDLIVITGRQGKSYDALSKIAPTLNLGSDSKNYVESVKANIRLIGDLYGDQKAVDEQLAQLDKTIAEAQKKAAASNKKVLVLLHNDGKLIPNNQAVVYDVVKAQRAELPVQADADKSKRRVVDTKTIAQANPDVILIVDRSEAIGAGKLEKTVFEDQNIQETKAYKDGKITYLQSDLWYLSGGGLVSLTEQIDAVTKAL from the coding sequence ATGAAAAAGTTTATTCCAGCGGTACTGGTTTCTATCCTGTCATTCTCCGCGCCTTACGCACTGAGTGCTGAATCAGCTTCATTTACGCCAAACGCAATCACTGCACAAGGTGCTGAAAAAGTTACGGTTAAACACCTTTCCGGCGAAACGGAAGTGGTGAAAAAACCACAAAAAGTAGTTCTGTTTGATTTCGGTATTTATGACTCAATGCAAAAACTGGGGTTAGGGGACAAGGTTGTCGCTCTGCCGATGGGTAATGCACCTGCTTATGTAAAAGCGGGTATCCCTGCGACAGTCAAAAATGCAGGCGGCATGAAAGAACCAAACTTAGCTGAGATCGCTGCATTGAAACCCGACTTAATCGTGATCACGGGTCGCCAAGGTAAATCTTACGACGCATTATCAAAAATTGCTCCGACGCTGAATCTAGGCTCTGACAGCAAAAATTATGTTGAGTCAGTGAAAGCCAACATTCGTTTAATTGGCGATTTATACGGTGACCAAAAAGCGGTGGATGAGCAACTTGCTCAGTTGGACAAAACCATTGCTGAAGCCCAGAAAAAAGCGGCTGCATCCAATAAAAAAGTGCTGGTTTTATTGCACAATGACGGCAAATTAATCCCAAATAACCAAGCGGTTGTTTATGATGTGGTAAAAGCACAACGTGCTGAATTACCTGTTCAAGCGGATGCTGATAAATCCAAACGCCGTGTGGTAGACACAAAAACTATCGCACAAGCGAACCCTGATGTGATTTTGATTGTAGATCGCAGTGAAGCGATTGGCGCAGGTAAATTGGAAAAAACGGTATTTGAAGACCAAAACATTCAAGAAACCAAAGCCTATAAAGATGGCAAAATCACCTATTTGCAATCTGACTTGTGGTATCTCTCTGGTGGCGGTTTAGTCAGCCTCACCGAACAAATCGATGCAGTCACCAAAGCACTGTAA
- the hemW gene encoding radical SAM family heme chaperone HemW, with protein MLKLPPLSLYIHIPWCVQKCPYCDFNSHTLKGEIPQTEYVEHLLSDLDKDAELIGDRPVKTIFIGGGTPSLLTAESMQMLMDGVRERVNLNPDAEVTMEANPGTVEADRFAGYQAAGINRISIGVQSFGDDKLIMLGRIHGPSEAKRAALLATNLNLRSFNLDLMHGLPSQTRDEGLSDLRQAIELAPPHLSWYQLTIEPNTQFGSRPPRLPDDDTLWDIYTEGHKLLTAAGYQQYETSAYAKAGYQCEHNLNYWRFGDYLGIGCGAHGKITSTDGQILRTVKTKHPRGYMEGRYLDNQYNVENEDRPFEYFMNRFRLLEAMPRREFTDYTGLAESVVRPAIDEALAKGYISETADEWQITEHGKLFLNSLLELFLGEE; from the coding sequence ATGCTTAAGCTTCCCCCATTAAGCTTGTATATCCACATTCCTTGGTGTGTACAAAAGTGCCCGTATTGTGATTTCAACTCACATACCCTTAAGGGGGAAATTCCCCAAACTGAGTATGTTGAGCATTTGCTTAGCGATCTGGATAAAGATGCCGAACTGATTGGCGACCGCCCCGTTAAAACTATCTTTATTGGTGGCGGTACACCGAGCTTATTAACCGCTGAATCCATGCAGATGTTAATGGATGGCGTTCGTGAGCGCGTGAATTTAAACCCCGATGCGGAAGTGACTATGGAAGCCAACCCCGGCACAGTGGAAGCTGACCGTTTTGCAGGCTACCAAGCCGCGGGGATCAACCGTATCTCCATCGGAGTACAAAGCTTCGGAGACGACAAACTGATCATGTTGGGGCGTATTCATGGCCCTAGTGAAGCTAAACGTGCCGCTCTGCTCGCCACCAACTTAAATCTACGCAGTTTTAATTTGGATTTAATGCACGGCTTACCGTCACAAACTCGCGACGAAGGGCTATCGGATTTACGCCAAGCGATTGAACTCGCTCCGCCGCATCTTTCTTGGTACCAGCTAACCATTGAGCCGAACACTCAGTTTGGTTCTCGCCCGCCGCGTTTACCGGATGACGATACCCTATGGGATATCTACACCGAAGGGCATAAATTACTGACAGCGGCAGGTTATCAGCAATATGAAACTTCCGCCTATGCCAAAGCGGGCTATCAGTGCGAACATAACCTTAACTATTGGCGTTTTGGGGATTATCTAGGTATCGGTTGTGGCGCACATGGCAAAATCACCTCAACCGATGGGCAAATTTTACGCACCGTCAAAACCAAACATCCGCGGGGTTATATGGAAGGTCGTTATCTTGATAATCAATATAATGTCGAGAACGAAGACCGCCCATTCGAGTATTTTATGAACCGTTTCCGGTTACTTGAAGCGATGCCTCGCCGTGAATTTACTGATTATACCGGTCTGGCAGAGTCTGTGGTTCGCCCAGCTATCGATGAAGCCTTAGCCAAAGGTTATATCTCAGAAACCGCTGATGAATGGCAAATTACTGAACATGGAAAATTATTCTTAAACTCCCTACTGGAGCTTTTTTTAGGGGAAGAATAA
- the rdgB gene encoding RdgB/HAM1 family non-canonical purine NTP pyrophosphatase gives MQKVVLATGNPGKVNELADLLREFGMDIVAQTSLGVESAEETGLTFIENAILKARHAAAQTGLPAIADDSGISVDALGGAPGIYSARYAGEDATDQQNLDKLLDAMKDVPDDQRQAQFNCVLVYLRHAEDPTPLVFHGRWHGVLTREAKGQGGFGYDPIFYVPELGCTSAELTKAEKQAVSHRGKALAMMLDALKNA, from the coding sequence ATGCAAAAAGTTGTATTAGCCACAGGTAACCCGGGCAAAGTTAATGAATTAGCGGATTTACTTCGCGAGTTCGGCATGGATATCGTCGCTCAAACCAGCCTTGGGGTTGAATCCGCAGAAGAGACCGGATTAACCTTTATCGAGAACGCAATATTAAAAGCTCGCCATGCTGCGGCACAAACAGGCTTACCCGCCATCGCCGATGATTCCGGTATTTCTGTGGATGCATTAGGTGGAGCACCGGGAATTTACTCTGCACGCTATGCGGGTGAAGATGCGACCGACCAGCAAAACCTCGATAAGCTTCTCGATGCCATGAAAGATGTGCCGGATGACCAGCGCCAAGCGCAATTTAACTGCGTGTTAGTGTATCTGCGCCATGCTGAAGACCCGACGCCATTAGTATTTCATGGTCGCTGGCACGGAGTTTTAACCCGTGAAGCAAAAGGGCAAGGTGGCTTTGGTTACGACCCAATTTTCTACGTACCAGAATTAGGCTGTACCTCAGCAGAACTGACTAAAGCCGAAAAACAAGCGGTATCACACCGTGGTAAAGCACTTGCGATGATGTTGGATGCCCTAAAAAATGCTTAA